A single genomic interval of Pyrobaculum arsenaticum DSM 13514 harbors:
- a CDS encoding type II toxin-antitoxin system VapC family toxin, translating into MHYVETSVLASYIIASDPGHETSRKALEDIASRHKLYTSSFTLIELHNTICRKMVKEREWELVDPLQKYLDMYLKADEKCRFLLSMVIIFLEDRLGVEFLEEASIYDLVSVVPGVKMPRIFMELVELSPTLLIRVKDLLHLAYASALSNAYEIRYFLTRDVDDFERVRDVARRRLKIEIILVK; encoded by the coding sequence ATGCACTACGTAGAGACGAGCGTCCTCGCATCGTACATAATAGCATCAGATCCAGGACACGAGACCTCCCGGAAAGCTCTAGAGGACATAGCCAGCAGACATAAGCTCTACACGTCCTCCTTCACGCTTATTGAACTACACAACACGATATGTAGGAAGATGGTCAAAGAGAGAGAATGGGAACTCGTCGATCCGTTGCAGAAATACCTCGACATGTACTTAAAAGCTGATGAAAAATGTCGGTTTTTGCTGTCGATGGTAATCATCTTTCTCGAGGATAGGCTGGGTGTCGAATTTCTCGAAGAGGCAAGCATCTACGATCTCGTGTCTGTAGTCCCTGGCGTGAAAATGCCAAGGATATTTATGGAGCTTGTAGAGCTATCCCCCACGCTCTTGATCAGGGTCAAGGACCTGCTTCACCTGGCATACGCCTCAGCCCTCTCGAACGCCTACGAAATAAGGTACTTCTTAACCCGCGACGTGGATGACTTCGAGAGGGTAAGAGACGTGGCGAGAAGGCGGTTGAAAATAGAGATAATTCTAGTCAAATAG
- a CDS encoding ATP-binding protein, whose protein sequence is MKRIKLPFVPGLEVEFTDREMALKKIEEWARESTRLPQLVFGPEGCGKTAWLRQSAVLLRELGFHVIYVDPLHRYFEAYTDVKEVARRLAEAAAGVLGDAEAWLATLAIDLTKLLIERMKRRVAVLADDVFQAIGLGEAAKYVKALLGLIEYPPRSIDAIVAVVATSEGITRREIGRHRWANHRPMWNMPRDGFRELYDQLPGEKPPFEDVWKATGGNPHLLGQLYKAKWGADKVLKELADVKKIATLVSALGEEERELLRRAVDDPDVLYTREGIPLMDKLVDMNLVVDTLPERDPWFWVGELPPEKDLELGIGRRVAWQTPLHREAVRRALEGA, encoded by the coding sequence GTGAAGAGGATTAAACTGCCTTTTGTGCCGGGGCTGGAGGTGGAGTTTACAGACAGGGAAATGGCGCTCAAAAAGATAGAGGAGTGGGCCCGGGAGAGCACCCGCCTGCCCCAGCTGGTGTTTGGCCCCGAGGGCTGTGGGAAGACGGCGTGGCTTAGGCAGTCGGCCGTGTTGCTTAGGGAGCTGGGGTTTCACGTAATATACGTCGACCCTCTGCACAGGTACTTCGAGGCGTATACCGACGTGAAGGAAGTGGCTAGGAGGCTGGCCGAGGCCGCGGCGGGCGTTCTGGGAGATGCGGAGGCGTGGCTCGCCACCCTAGCCATCGACCTCACCAAGCTCCTCATCGAGAGGATGAAGAGGAGGGTGGCCGTCCTCGCCGACGACGTATTCCAAGCCATAGGGCTGGGTGAGGCGGCGAAGTACGTCAAAGCCCTCCTCGGCCTCATAGAATACCCGCCGAGAAGCATAGACGCCATAGTAGCCGTCGTGGCGACTAGCGAAGGCATAACGCGGCGTGAAATAGGCCGCCACAGATGGGCTAACCACAGGCCCATGTGGAACATGCCCAGAGACGGCTTCCGAGAGCTCTACGACCAGTTGCCGGGCGAAAAGCCGCCGTTTGAAGACGTATGGAAAGCCACCGGCGGGAATCCCCACCTCCTGGGGCAACTCTACAAGGCCAAATGGGGCGCCGACAAGGTGTTGAAGGAATTAGCCGATGTCAAGAAAATAGCAACTCTCGTCAGTGCGTTGGGAGAGGAAGAGAGGGAGTTGTTGAGACGGGCTGTCGACGATCCAGATGTCCTCTACACGAGGGAGGGCATACCGCTTATGGATAAGCTCGTCGACATGAACCTCGTAGTCGACACGTTGCCAGAGCGCGATCCCTGGTTCTGGGTCGGGGAGCTGCCGCCCGAGAAGGACTTAGAGCTTGGGATCGGGAGGCGCGTGGCTTGGCAGACGCCGCTCCACAGAGAGGCGGTGAGGAGGGCGCTGGAGGGCGCCTAG
- a CDS encoding PaREP1 family protein, translating to MEALEKPLPKPTAEEYAAARLLEALVEARLALRFLREGLTRNAAGKAFQAWKALLAALLRLELDKLLQAARTEEERRWLVERAVPRVPTTRMVRLSHMLEEAGHQGIQFVTSMALDLHDYQYNGPDPDMALSKFRTREEAAAAVVGLVREVARRADSLRQRVKWTTELEEALGVLKEGLKGR from the coding sequence GTGGAGGCTCTCGAAAAGCCACTGCCGAAGCCCACTGCTGAGGAGTACGCCGCGGCTAGGCTGTTGGAAGCCCTCGTGGAGGCTAGGCTAGCCCTTAGGTTCTTGAGGGAAGGCCTTACGAGGAACGCCGCGGGTAAGGCCTTCCAGGCGTGGAAGGCCCTACTCGCCGCCTTGCTGAGGCTGGAGCTGGATAAGCTGTTGCAGGCGGCAAGGACGGAAGAGGAGAGGAGGTGGCTCGTCGAGAGGGCAGTGCCTAGGGTGCCTACGACGAGGATGGTGAGGCTGTCGCATATGCTGGAGGAGGCGGGCCATCAGGGAATACAGTTTGTTACTAGCATGGCGCTTGATCTACACGACTATCAATACAATGGGCCGGATCCGGACATGGCCCTTTCGAAATTCCGCACTAGGGAGGAGGCCGCGGCGGCGGTGGTGGGACTGGTGAGGGAGGTTGCGAGACGCGCCGACTCGCTCAGACAAAGGGTCAAGTGGACCACGGAGCTAGAAGAGGCGCTGGGCGTCTTGAAGGAGGGGCTGAAAGGCCGGTGA
- a CDS encoding ATP-binding protein, with translation MKRIKLTLTSNLEVEFADRDLALKKVEEWAERGMARVEVVFGPEGCGKTAWLRQSAVLLRELGFHVIYVDPLNRYFEAYTDVKEVARRLADAAAETLGIAEVKLASLVIDLANELIKKKRKKVAVLADDVFQAIGLGEAAKYVKALLGIIEYPPASYERVIAVVATSEGVTMREIGRHRWADLTPMWNMPRDGFKQLYDQIPGDKPSFEEVWRATGGNPKLLGELYEARWDVESVVERLVEKKELAPSFTARWRGWLEKAVEDPDALWSPDAPRELIDELVAKNLIAYFLSRRDPRLWAGEPPPERDSELGIGRRVAWQTPLHREAVRRALEEA, from the coding sequence ATGAAGAGAATCAAGCTAACGCTCACGTCTAATCTCGAAGTTGAGTTCGCCGATAGAGACCTCGCCCTCAAGAAGGTGGAGGAGTGGGCGGAGAGGGGCATGGCGAGGGTCGAGGTTGTGTTCGGGCCAGAGGGCTGTGGGAAGACGGCTTGGCTCCGGCAGTCGGCTGTTTTGCTTAGGGAGCTTGGGTTTCACGTAATATACGTAGATCCCCTCAATAGGTACTTCGAGGCTTATACGGACGTGAAGGAGGTGGCGAGGAGGCTGGCTGATGCCGCCGCCGAGACGCTGGGAATAGCCGAGGTGAAGCTGGCGTCCCTCGTCATCGACCTCGCCAACGAGCTGATAAAAAAGAAGAGGAAGAAGGTGGCGGTTCTCGCCGACGACGTTTTTCAAGCCATTGGCCTAGGCGAAGCCGCTAAGTACGTCAAGGCTCTCCTTGGCATAATTGAATACCCTCCCGCAAGCTACGAGAGGGTAATCGCAGTAGTGGCAACGAGCGAAGGCGTCACCATGCGGGAGATAGGGAGGCACAGATGGGCAGATCTTACGCCGATGTGGAACATGCCTCGCGACGGCTTCAAACAGCTGTACGACCAGATACCCGGCGATAAGCCGTCGTTTGAGGAGGTGTGGAGGGCCACAGGGGGTAATCCCAAATTGTTGGGGGAGCTCTACGAGGCGAGGTGGGATGTCGAAAGCGTAGTTGAGAGATTGGTGGAGAAGAAGGAGCTGGCGCCCAGCTTCACGGCGAGGTGGCGCGGCTGGCTTGAAAAGGCGGTGGAGGACCCAGATGCGCTCTGGAGCCCAGACGCGCCGAGGGAACTTATAGACGAACTCGTTGCGAAAAACCTCATCGCGTACTTCCTCTCCAGAAGAGACCCCCGCCTCTGGGCGGGAGAGCCCCCACCGGAGAGGGATTCGGAGCTTGGTATCGGAAGGCGCGTCGCCTGGCAGACGCCCCTCCATAGAGAAGCCGTGAGAAGAGCACTTGAGGAGGCATAG
- a CDS encoding lipopolysaccharide biosynthesis protein — MSLYRAGLWLYLSSVVGQLGGYLFWLAAAALASASALGEVAYLVSLSGIITSLLSLGLPSAVMHLYPATGDKRYAEGALAYTLALSLAAAAALAWRPVLSLLVATGSLSALYSAYLQARLDTKLIFAATAVGQAIRVALVPILIPLGADALAASYAVPGLLLIAATAGKGLRPRLWGLRELAPAGVSVWAPGVVSVLGTNLGVVAAYHLAEAEAAGLVYIAQVLANAAVAPVTIVTGALLPYLSSATDKTPRALKAARLTLAISAPLAAVVIAGGGHVLALLGKQYVQAHPALAVFTVGNMISIISGVLSTLAYAEGRYSATLAGGVLANAARALLYFALGTAPLGVAASFLIGSAAHLAYFSILKRHVAASLGGLAPRLLASSLPALALSPLGLIPAAGGAVLSYLLAVRLGLVSRGELADVARQVLPDSVYAKVAPLAARVLDLVT, encoded by the coding sequence GTGTCGTTGTACAGAGCTGGTCTTTGGCTATATCTGTCAAGCGTTGTGGGCCAGCTGGGCGGCTACCTATTCTGGCTCGCGGCGGCGGCGCTGGCCAGCGCATCGGCGCTGGGCGAGGTGGCGTATCTAGTATCGCTATCCGGCATCATCACCTCGCTTCTATCGCTAGGGCTGCCTTCTGCAGTCATGCATCTCTACCCGGCGACGGGAGATAAGCGATACGCAGAGGGGGCGCTGGCCTACACGCTGGCCCTCTCCCTAGCGGCGGCCGCGGCCCTAGCCTGGAGGCCCGTCTTGTCGTTGCTCGTGGCCACGGGGTCCCTCTCGGCGCTCTACTCAGCTTATCTACAAGCAAGGCTAGACACCAAGCTCATCTTCGCCGCTACCGCGGTTGGACAAGCCATTAGAGTCGCCCTAGTACCCATCCTCATCCCCCTAGGCGCAGACGCGCTGGCCGCCTCCTACGCAGTCCCCGGCCTCCTCCTCATCGCAGCCACCGCTGGGAAGGGGCTGAGGCCGCGCCTCTGGGGGCTCAGAGAGCTGGCGCCGGCGGGGGTCTCGGTCTGGGCCCCCGGCGTGGTCTCAGTGCTGGGAACCAACCTAGGCGTGGTGGCGGCATACCACCTGGCCGAGGCCGAGGCGGCGGGGCTTGTGTACATCGCCCAGGTCTTGGCAAACGCCGCCGTGGCGCCAGTCACCATCGTCACGGGCGCCCTACTGCCGTACTTATCCTCGGCGACGGACAAAACGCCAAGAGCCCTAAAAGCCGCTAGACTCACCCTAGCCATCTCAGCGCCGCTAGCCGCCGTGGTGATAGCAGGCGGCGGACACGTCTTGGCCCTACTAGGGAAGCAGTACGTCCAGGCACACCCAGCACTTGCTGTCTTCACCGTGGGCAACATGATATCAATAATATCCGGCGTCTTGTCCACCCTAGCCTATGCAGAAGGGAGGTACTCGGCGACGCTTGCCGGCGGTGTGTTGGCAAACGCAGCACGCGCACTGCTCTACTTCGCCCTGGGAACGGCGCCGCTGGGAGTCGCGGCGTCCTTCCTCATCGGCTCAGCCGCCCACCTAGCCTACTTCTCAATCCTAAAACGCCACGTCGCCGCGTCCCTAGGCGGCTTGGCGCCGCGCCTACTCGCCTCCTCCCTACCTGCCCTAGCCCTATCCCCACTCGGCCTAATCCCAGCGGCAGGCGGAGCTGTGCTGAGCTATTTACTGGCTGTGCGGCTCGGCTTAGTGTCCAGGGGAGAGCTCGCCGACGTGGCGAGACAAGTCCTCCCAGACTCCGTCTACGCAAAAGTGGCACCCCTCGCCGCGCGGGTACTAGACCTAGTGACGTGA
- a CDS encoding DUF1616 domain-containing protein, whose translation MECVTVRQAAERLSRETGKPLYEAAYELMLGVKRGEYALETGADSFLAYVLGPGGAWLWSVAALTAAAAVLALYAEAPPLLYLRYVVGAFFVLFLPGYVIVEALYPKPGELKPLERLALSIGLSLAVVPLVGLLLNYTPFGIRLGPVVASLAALTAAAAAFAAYRKYRSEMLAAACA comes from the coding sequence GTGGAGTGCGTCACGGTGAGGCAGGCCGCGGAGAGGCTGAGCAGGGAGACGGGGAAGCCCCTGTACGAGGCGGCTTACGAGCTTATGCTGGGGGTGAAGCGTGGGGAGTACGCCCTGGAGACGGGCGCCGACTCGTTCCTCGCCTACGTCCTGGGCCCTGGTGGGGCTTGGCTGTGGTCGGTTGCGGCGCTGACCGCCGCGGCCGCAGTCTTGGCGCTGTACGCCGAGGCTCCGCCCCTGCTCTACCTTAGGTATGTGGTGGGGGCTTTTTTCGTCTTGTTCCTCCCGGGGTACGTGATAGTGGAGGCGCTCTACCCCAAGCCAGGCGAGCTGAAGCCGCTTGAGAGGCTTGCCCTTTCTATTGGCCTCAGCTTGGCTGTGGTCCCCCTGGTTGGCCTCCTCCTCAACTACACGCCATTTGGGATAAGGCTGGGGCCCGTGGTGGCGAGCTTGGCGGCCCTCACGGCGGCCGCGGCGGCCTTCGCCGCCTATAGGAAGTACAGGTCGGAGATGTTGGCCGCGGCGTGTGCCTAG
- a CDS encoding DUF1616 domain-containing protein produces the protein MDLFEAYRLLVEAASAGADVRPLAEAFNRALAGEPLGPDFAQAARQLADEARRAALLGYIAAAAALLAVGAAAYFLYRYRRIILGWLWLKIWGSGYLKKGNGAPNTLLFDEEVSAVAAAVAVVAVALAVAVALSPGAAEPFSALGLLGPGGKIGGYPDVVQRGQPITLHAYVYNHMGTPMWYVVYVKVDNSTAEPPLPTPPLLTMQRLLLHNESWVQPFTISLNATGRQRLVLELWAYYPNGTLAYTGRWNQLWIRAK, from the coding sequence GTGGACTTATTCGAGGCGTACCGGCTGTTGGTAGAAGCGGCCTCTGCAGGCGCCGACGTCCGCCCCCTAGCAGAGGCCTTCAACAGAGCACTAGCCGGAGAGCCGCTCGGCCCCGACTTCGCCCAAGCCGCGAGGCAACTCGCTGACGAGGCGAGGCGAGCCGCGCTTCTCGGCTACATCGCCGCGGCCGCGGCGTTGCTGGCGGTGGGGGCCGCCGCCTACTTCCTATACCGCTACCGGAGGATAATCCTGGGCTGGCTCTGGCTCAAGATATGGGGCTCCGGCTACTTGAAAAAGGGGAATGGCGCCCCCAACACGTTGCTCTTCGACGAGGAGGTCTCCGCAGTGGCGGCCGCAGTCGCCGTTGTCGCCGTAGCCCTCGCAGTTGCCGTCGCGCTCAGCCCCGGCGCCGCAGAGCCCTTCTCCGCGCTGGGCCTCCTCGGCCCCGGAGGAAAAATCGGAGGATACCCAGACGTCGTGCAACGGGGACAGCCCATCACCCTCCACGCCTACGTATACAACCACATGGGGACACCGATGTGGTACGTGGTCTACGTAAAGGTAGACAACTCCACGGCAGAGCCGCCGCTCCCCACGCCGCCCCTCCTCACCATGCAGAGGCTTCTACTCCACAACGAAAGCTGGGTCCAGCCCTTCACCATCTCCCTCAACGCCACCGGGCGGCAGAGACTCGTCCTAGAGCTATGGGCCTACTACCCAAACGGCACCCTCGCATACACAGGCAGGTGGAACCAGCTCTGGATAAGGGCAAAGTAG